The following are from one region of the Qipengyuania flava genome:
- a CDS encoding CHAT domain-containing tetratricopeptide repeat protein encodes MDHRTAFARLMLVLAGLVSLAGAATPASAGLDTGKVMLIMEEAFRPTPDQVTELQRILGIERAALAAEEEQGCLAAEPLHRQVFEAKRALIGLRHSITLNSLVSIARCQATRGDFAAALKTREREWDERGWTVGTHADATVEALRWMRMVGEQALRQGQPTGILAPLGRAYAQLFLVDAHDLTGIPGVARPSTVSAAIAAYDLGRSRDGGGDVRPAMLLLEAVLLQQWTLGKDAPLTLAAMSRYAEGLAARGRTMDARYIAFTLAERADRELGPGHPDSIRYRLQLARLAHDTGDREAALSHAEDADRQAAAHLPPSHPVALLARFHRLAAAGAGSGAQDTAAMEAAAEALFAERGRADQDSLQVASLLAQSLVAAGEPERAAQVASRTATAAREDGSIYILETARFEEAEGLARLHIPAQRHTAHDFIDGSQVGSRMAFEVATYSPGTGDELDAALADLGQSSRLALDSLWFKLRHEGGARDGWIDQQVFTYMQETLRGGAAGAISEKAAIRAMDGLDPQLGRLARQRRDLTERWRALDERVIDAIASEGSTSEAGVALLREREAIRKRVAEIDEAFMAQTEDYSLIRFPAPAALYTAQERLGPDEAILLIVPTEFASHSLVVTRDGVHWHRSDWTRQRVERAVRGLLMDVGANVEMGDAEYAQWSESRASPNAFDRGTAYALYTQLVAPHANLLAGKTHLFFAGDGILSSMPLSLLVTQPPRGDDGDPESLRATSWFADEIASVQIPSVSAWAYLRSRGERSVITGPARFAGFGDPVLEGAAQTRGAAIQRRQRGASVPPASAVFSSDLRTRGAGVRASDLRALARLPGTAVELEAMRGALGAAPVSVRLREAATETGVKQAQLADIDVLAFATHGLVAGELRGVAEPGLVFTPPAEASEADDGLLTASEVAQLDLAADWVILSACNTAAGDGSEGAAGLSGLASAFFYAGADTLLASHWPVRDDVAARLTVRTIEIARASPGMSKAQAFKQAMREIRQDPEADGAQDSWAHPNAWAPFTLVGDR; translated from the coding sequence ATGGACCATCGCACCGCGTTCGCGCGCCTCATGCTCGTACTTGCCGGACTGGTGAGCCTTGCAGGCGCGGCCACTCCTGCATCCGCCGGGCTCGATACCGGCAAGGTGATGCTCATCATGGAGGAGGCATTCCGGCCGACGCCCGATCAGGTGACCGAGTTGCAGCGCATACTCGGGATCGAACGCGCGGCCCTGGCGGCAGAGGAAGAGCAGGGCTGCCTTGCGGCCGAGCCGCTGCACCGGCAGGTCTTCGAAGCGAAAAGAGCGCTGATCGGCCTGCGCCATTCGATCACCCTGAACTCGCTGGTCAGCATTGCCCGATGCCAGGCGACACGCGGCGATTTCGCCGCTGCGCTGAAAACGCGCGAGCGCGAATGGGACGAGCGCGGCTGGACCGTCGGAACACACGCAGACGCCACGGTCGAGGCGCTACGCTGGATGAGGATGGTGGGCGAGCAGGCGCTCCGCCAAGGCCAGCCTACGGGCATCCTTGCCCCGCTTGGCCGAGCCTATGCGCAGCTCTTCCTTGTCGATGCGCATGATCTCACCGGCATCCCCGGAGTTGCACGGCCAAGTACGGTCAGCGCGGCGATCGCGGCCTATGACCTCGGCCGATCGCGCGATGGCGGCGGCGATGTGCGCCCGGCCATGCTTCTGCTCGAGGCGGTGCTCCTCCAGCAGTGGACGCTTGGCAAAGACGCGCCGCTGACGCTTGCAGCCATGTCCCGCTATGCAGAGGGCCTTGCGGCCCGTGGCCGGACCATGGACGCCCGGTATATCGCCTTCACGCTCGCCGAGCGCGCGGACCGGGAGCTTGGCCCCGGCCATCCCGACAGCATCCGCTACCGCCTCCAGCTAGCCCGGCTTGCGCATGACACCGGCGATAGGGAAGCGGCGCTCTCCCATGCCGAGGACGCCGACCGGCAGGCTGCGGCACACCTGCCCCCATCCCATCCGGTCGCCCTGCTTGCGCGCTTCCACCGCCTGGCGGCTGCCGGGGCGGGTTCGGGGGCACAGGATACCGCCGCGATGGAAGCTGCGGCCGAAGCGCTGTTCGCCGAGCGCGGGCGCGCCGATCAGGACTCGCTTCAGGTCGCAAGCCTTCTGGCGCAAAGCCTTGTCGCCGCGGGCGAACCGGAACGGGCAGCGCAGGTGGCCAGCCGTACGGCCACGGCCGCGCGCGAGGATGGCAGCATCTACATTCTGGAGACCGCACGCTTCGAGGAGGCCGAAGGGCTTGCGCGCCTGCACATACCCGCCCAGCGGCACACGGCGCACGATTTCATCGACGGGTCGCAGGTCGGCTCACGCATGGCGTTTGAAGTCGCCACTTATTCGCCCGGAACCGGCGATGAACTGGACGCCGCGCTGGCGGACCTTGGCCAGAGTTCGCGCCTCGCGCTCGATTCCCTGTGGTTCAAGCTGCGTCACGAAGGCGGCGCGCGCGACGGCTGGATCGACCAGCAGGTTTTTACCTACATGCAGGAAACCCTGCGCGGCGGCGCGGCTGGCGCGATCTCGGAAAAGGCGGCCATCCGCGCGATGGACGGGCTCGACCCACAGCTCGGGCGGCTGGCCCGCCAGCGGCGCGACCTGACCGAGCGCTGGCGCGCCCTGGACGAGCGCGTCATCGACGCGATTGCCAGCGAAGGCTCCACCTCCGAAGCAGGCGTAGCGCTGCTGCGCGAACGTGAGGCAATTCGCAAGCGCGTCGCCGAAATCGACGAGGCCTTCATGGCCCAGACGGAGGATTACTCCCTCATCCGCTTCCCGGCGCCGGCAGCGCTTTACACCGCGCAGGAACGGCTGGGGCCCGATGAGGCGATCCTGCTCATCGTGCCAACCGAGTTTGCATCGCATAGCCTCGTGGTGACACGCGACGGGGTTCACTGGCACCGTTCGGACTGGACCCGCCAACGGGTCGAACGGGCGGTGCGCGGGCTGCTCATGGATGTCGGCGCCAATGTCGAGATGGGCGATGCGGAATACGCGCAGTGGTCCGAAAGCCGGGCAAGCCCCAACGCCTTCGATCGCGGCACGGCTTACGCGCTCTACACGCAGCTTGTCGCCCCGCACGCCAACCTCCTTGCGGGCAAGACCCACCTGTTCTTCGCAGGCGACGGTATCCTGTCGAGCATGCCGCTCTCGCTGCTCGTCACCCAGCCGCCACGCGGCGACGACGGCGATCCGGAAAGCCTACGCGCCACATCCTGGTTCGCCGATGAGATAGCGAGCGTGCAGATCCCTTCCGTCAGCGCATGGGCTTATCTGCGAAGCCGCGGCGAACGCAGCGTCATTACAGGACCGGCGCGCTTTGCCGGATTTGGGGATCCGGTGCTCGAAGGCGCGGCCCAGACGCGCGGCGCAGCCATCCAGCGCCGCCAGCGCGGCGCTTCGGTCCCTCCCGCTAGCGCGGTCTTCAGCTCGGACCTCCGCACGCGCGGTGCTGGCGTTCGCGCAAGCGACCTGCGTGCCCTTGCGCGCCTGCCCGGGACCGCGGTCGAGCTTGAAGCCATGCGCGGAGCCCTCGGCGCGGCCCCTGTCAGCGTGCGATTGCGCGAAGCGGCGACCGAGACCGGGGTCAAGCAAGCGCAGCTCGCCGATATCGATGTGCTGGCCTTTGCGACGCACGGGCTGGTTGCGGGGGAGCTGCGCGGCGTGGCCGAGCCGGGCCTCGTCTTTACTCCGCCCGCCGAGGCGAGCGAGGCCGACGATGGCCTGCTGACCGCAAGCGAAGTGGCGCAGCTCGATCTCGCAGCAGACTGGGTCATCCTCTCGGCCTGCAACACGGCGGCCGGGGACGGAAGCGAAGGCGCAGCCGGCCTTTCCGGCCTCGCCAGCGCCTTCTTCTACGCCGGCGCCGACACGCTGCTCGCCTCCCACTGGCCGGTGCGCGATGATGTGGCGGCGCGCCTCACGGTGCGCACCATCGAAATCGCGCGCGCGTCTCCCGGAATGTCGAAAGCGCAGGCCTTCAAGCAGGCCATGCGCGAAATCCGGCAGGACCCGGAAGCCGATGGTGCGCAGGACAGCTGGGCGCACCCCAACGCCTGGGCTCCCTTCACGCTTGTCGGGGACCGGTAG